A single region of the Streptomyces sp. ITFR-16 genome encodes:
- a CDS encoding NAD(P)/FAD-dependent oxidoreductase — MPVRDSYDAVIVGGGHNGLVAAAYLARAGQSVLVLERLGTTGGAAVSTRPFAGVDARLSRYSYLVSLLPPKIVRELGLDFAVRKRTVSSYTPAVRDGRATGLLVGGDGTRDSFAALTGSDREYAAWQRFYGLTGRVAERVFPTLTEPLPTRDALRERIGDADAWRMLFEEPIGVAVEENFEDDLVRGVVLTDALIGTFADAHDASLLQNRCFLYHVIGGGTGDWDVPVGGMGALTDALAGAALAAGAQIRTGHEAVRIDTDGTHAEVTVRADGTERTVGARRVLVNASPQALAALLGDEPPAPAEGAQLKVNMLLTRLPRLRDHAVDPRRAFAGTFHIAEGYGQLAAAHRDAAAGRLPAAPPSEIYCHSLTDPSILGADLAARGYQTLTLFGLHTPARLFAEDNDTARTTLLKATLAELDAHLEEPIADCLALDAHGEPCVEAKTPLDLERELRLPGGHIFHRDLAFPYANGTAGRWGVETAHANVLLCGAGAVRGGGVSGVPGHNAAMAALGR; from the coding sequence ATGCCCGTACGAGACAGCTATGACGCGGTGATCGTGGGCGGCGGCCACAACGGTCTGGTCGCCGCCGCCTACCTCGCCCGCGCCGGACAGTCCGTCCTGGTCCTGGAGCGGCTGGGGACCACCGGGGGAGCGGCCGTGTCCACCCGCCCCTTCGCGGGCGTCGACGCCCGGCTCTCGCGCTACTCCTACCTGGTCTCACTGCTCCCGCCGAAGATCGTCCGCGAGCTGGGCCTCGACTTCGCCGTACGCAAGCGGACCGTCTCCTCGTACACCCCGGCCGTCCGCGACGGGCGCGCCACCGGGCTGCTCGTCGGCGGCGACGGCACCCGCGACTCCTTCGCCGCGCTCACCGGATCGGACCGCGAGTACGCGGCCTGGCAGCGGTTCTACGGCCTGACCGGGCGGGTCGCCGAGCGGGTCTTCCCGACCCTGACCGAACCCCTGCCCACCCGTGACGCGCTGCGCGAGCGGATCGGTGACGCGGACGCCTGGCGGATGCTGTTCGAGGAGCCCATCGGCGTCGCCGTCGAGGAGAACTTCGAGGACGACCTCGTACGCGGTGTGGTGCTCACCGACGCGCTGATCGGCACCTTCGCCGACGCCCACGACGCCTCGCTGCTCCAGAACCGCTGCTTCCTCTACCACGTGATCGGCGGCGGCACCGGCGACTGGGACGTCCCGGTCGGCGGCATGGGCGCGCTCACCGACGCCCTCGCCGGGGCCGCCCTGGCCGCCGGCGCACAGATCAGGACCGGTCACGAGGCAGTCCGGATCGACACCGACGGAACGCACGCGGAGGTGACGGTACGGGCGGACGGCACCGAGCGGACCGTCGGAGCGCGCCGGGTCCTGGTCAACGCCTCGCCGCAGGCACTCGCCGCCCTCCTCGGCGACGAGCCGCCGGCCCCCGCCGAGGGCGCGCAGCTGAAGGTGAACATGCTGCTCACCCGGCTGCCCCGGCTGCGGGACCACGCGGTGGACCCGCGCCGGGCATTCGCCGGGACCTTCCACATCGCCGAGGGGTACGGACAGCTCGCCGCCGCCCACCGGGACGCGGCTGCGGGCCGGCTGCCCGCCGCCCCGCCCTCGGAGATCTACTGCCACTCGCTGACGGACCCCTCGATCCTCGGCGCCGACCTGGCCGCCCGGGGCTACCAGACCCTGACCCTCTTCGGCCTGCACACCCCGGCCCGCCTGTTCGCCGAGGACAACGACACCGCCCGCACCACCCTGCTCAAGGCGACCCTCGCCGAACTCGACGCGCATCTGGAGGAGCCGATCGCCGACTGCCTGGCGCTCGACGCGCACGGCGAGCCGTGCGTCGAGGCGAAGACCCCGCTCGACCTCGAACGGGAGCTGCGGCTGCCCGGCGGCCACATCTTCCACCGCGACCTCGCCTTCCCGTACGCCAACGGAACGGCCGGCCGCTGGGGCGTGGAGACCGCGCACGCCAACGTCCTGCTCTGCGGGGCCGGCGCGGTGCGCGGCGGCGGGGTGAGCGGGGTCCCCGGCCACAACGCCGCGATGGCGGCGCTGGGCCGGTGA
- a CDS encoding acetylxylan esterase — translation MLFDMPLDRLRDYRPEPEEPADFDAFWEKTLTETARHGLDASFVPYAAGLATVEVFDVTFRGWGGQPVKAWLMLPRARSGPLPAVVQYIGYNGGRGIPYSWLTWSALGYAHLVMDNRGQGGGGKNTADTADTGPDGHGSSSPGFLTRGIEDPYRHYYRRLITDAVRAVDAAKAHEAVDAARVAVLGGSQGGGLALAVAGLRDDVVAAVADVPFLCHYRRASQITDAGPYAEIARWLSGHRFRIDEAMETLSYFDGVNFAARASAPAWFSVGLMDKICPSSTVYAAYHRYAGPARIEVFTYNGHEGGAEYDLPRKIGALRGVFGQ, via the coding sequence TTGTTGTTCGACATGCCGCTGGACCGGCTGCGCGACTACCGGCCGGAACCGGAGGAGCCCGCCGACTTCGACGCCTTCTGGGAGAAGACCCTCACCGAGACGGCCCGGCACGGCCTGGACGCGTCGTTCGTGCCGTACGCCGCCGGGCTCGCCACCGTCGAGGTGTTCGACGTGACGTTCCGGGGCTGGGGCGGACAGCCGGTGAAGGCGTGGCTGATGCTGCCCCGGGCCCGCTCGGGCCCGCTGCCCGCCGTCGTGCAGTACATCGGGTACAACGGCGGCCGGGGCATCCCGTACTCCTGGCTCACCTGGAGCGCGCTGGGCTACGCCCATCTGGTCATGGACAACCGGGGACAGGGCGGCGGCGGCAAGAACACCGCCGACACCGCGGACACCGGGCCCGACGGGCACGGCTCCTCCTCCCCCGGCTTCCTGACCCGGGGCATCGAGGACCCGTACCGGCACTACTACCGGCGGCTGATCACCGACGCGGTGCGGGCCGTCGACGCGGCGAAGGCCCATGAGGCCGTGGACGCCGCCCGGGTGGCGGTGCTCGGCGGCAGCCAGGGCGGCGGCCTCGCGCTCGCCGTGGCGGGGCTGCGGGACGACGTCGTGGCGGCCGTGGCCGATGTGCCGTTCCTCTGCCACTACCGGCGCGCCTCGCAGATCACGGACGCCGGTCCCTACGCGGAGATCGCCCGCTGGCTGTCCGGGCACCGCTTCCGGATCGACGAGGCGATGGAGACCCTGTCCTACTTCGACGGGGTCAACTTCGCGGCGCGGGCGAGCGCCCCGGCGTGGTTCTCGGTGGGGCTGATGGACAAGATCTGTCCGTCGTCCACCGTGTACGCGGCCTACCACCGCTACGCGGGACCGGCCCGGATCGAGGTGTTCACGTACAACGGGCACGAGGGCGGCGCGGAGTACGACCTGCCGCGCAAGATCGGGGCGCTGCGCGGGGTGTTCGGGCAGTAG